One Streptomyces lincolnensis genomic region harbors:
- a CDS encoding glycoside hydrolase family 127 protein, with amino-acid sequence MGSPVVPVAPSRGRLRPLGLDEVRVTGGFWARRRHVNATVSLDHCRDWMERVGWLGNFGSAVEARRGREFADSDVYKLLEAMSWDGEYDVPAPLVEAIASFQEPDGYLNTAFGRPGQQPRYSDLAWGHELYCYGHLIQAGVAQIRARGEGELAKVARRAADHVCATFGPGGIEGVCGHPEIETALVELARATGEQRYLDQAALFVDRRGHGTLADPEFGRAYYQDDLPVRQATVLRGHAVRALYLAAGAVDVAVETGDEELLAAVVRQWERTVARRTYLTGGMGSHHRDESFGDDYVLPPDRAYSETCASVASVMLSWRLLLATGEPRFADLAERTLFNVVATSPSDDGRSFFYANTLHRRRRGTLPPADAESPRAESSLRAPWFAVSCCPTNVARTLALLPGYLATADDQGLQLHQYADAEITTGGIALRVGTDYPSHGRVTVRIDRTPDHPWTLSLRIPAWAQGDTALLTDPDGARRAVHPGTAEITRHFRPGDEIRLDLPVSPRWIAPDPRIDAVRGTVAVQRGPLVYCSESVDLPGGRDVDAVRVDPSVEPADGPDDTVVAPGELAAPGAPHDAPWPYGPVDPAAPPAGERSGIVLVPYHSWANRGPSTMRVWLPTTDPRGRS; translated from the coding sequence ATGGGGTCACCCGTCGTGCCCGTCGCGCCGAGCCGTGGCCGGCTCCGGCCGCTCGGCCTCGACGAGGTCCGCGTCACCGGCGGATTCTGGGCGCGGCGCCGACACGTCAACGCCACCGTCTCCCTCGACCACTGCCGTGACTGGATGGAACGCGTCGGCTGGCTCGGCAACTTCGGATCGGCCGTCGAGGCCCGCCGCGGCCGGGAGTTCGCAGACTCGGACGTCTACAAGCTGCTGGAGGCCATGAGCTGGGACGGCGAGTACGACGTCCCCGCTCCCCTCGTCGAGGCCATCGCCTCCTTCCAGGAACCCGACGGCTACCTCAACACCGCCTTCGGCCGCCCCGGCCAGCAGCCCCGCTACAGCGACCTCGCATGGGGCCACGAGCTCTACTGCTACGGCCACCTCATCCAGGCGGGTGTGGCCCAGATCCGTGCCCGCGGCGAGGGAGAACTGGCCAAGGTCGCCCGCAGGGCCGCCGACCACGTGTGCGCCACCTTCGGTCCGGGCGGCATCGAAGGCGTCTGCGGGCACCCCGAGATCGAGACGGCCCTGGTCGAACTGGCCCGTGCCACGGGCGAACAGCGCTACCTCGACCAGGCCGCCCTGTTCGTGGACCGCCGCGGCCACGGCACCCTCGCCGACCCCGAGTTCGGCCGCGCCTACTACCAGGACGACCTCCCCGTACGGCAGGCCACCGTCCTGCGCGGCCACGCCGTCCGCGCCCTCTACCTCGCCGCCGGTGCCGTGGACGTGGCGGTGGAGACCGGCGACGAGGAGCTGCTCGCCGCGGTCGTGCGCCAGTGGGAGCGGACGGTCGCCCGCCGCACCTATCTCACCGGCGGCATGGGCTCGCACCACCGCGACGAGTCCTTCGGCGACGACTACGTCCTGCCCCCGGACCGGGCCTACTCGGAGACCTGCGCCTCCGTCGCCTCCGTGATGCTCAGCTGGCGCCTGCTCCTCGCCACCGGCGAGCCCCGTTTCGCCGACCTCGCCGAACGCACCCTGTTCAACGTCGTCGCCACCTCCCCGTCCGACGACGGCCGCTCCTTCTTCTACGCCAACACCCTGCACCGGCGCCGCCGCGGCACCCTTCCTCCCGCCGACGCCGAGAGCCCGCGCGCCGAATCGAGCCTGCGCGCCCCCTGGTTCGCGGTCTCCTGCTGCCCGACCAACGTGGCCCGCACCCTGGCGCTGCTGCCGGGCTACCTGGCGACGGCCGACGACCAGGGACTCCAACTGCACCAGTACGCCGACGCGGAGATCACCACCGGCGGCATCGCCCTGCGCGTCGGCACCGACTACCCCTCGCACGGGCGCGTGACGGTACGGATCGACCGCACCCCGGACCACCCGTGGACCCTGTCGCTGCGGATCCCCGCCTGGGCACAGGGGGACACCGCTCTGCTGACCGACCCCGACGGGGCCCGCCGCGCCGTCCATCCGGGCACCGCCGAGATCACCCGCCATTTCCGGCCCGGTGACGAGATCCGGCTCGATCTGCCGGTGTCCCCGCGCTGGATCGCGCCCGACCCGCGCATCGACGCGGTGCGCGGCACGGTCGCCGTGCAGCGCGGACCGCTGGTGTACTGCTCCGAGTCCGTGGACCTGCCGGGCGGACGGGACGTCGACGCCGTACGGGTCGATCCCTCCGTCGAACCCGCCGACGGCCCGGACGACACCGTTGTCGCCCCGGGCGAACTCGCCGCGCCGGGCGCACCGCACGACGCCCCCTGGCCCTACGGGCCGGTCGACCCGGCCGCCCCTCCCGCCGGCGAGCGCTCGGGCATCGTCCTGGTGCCCTACCACTCCTGGGCCAACCGCGGACCCTCGACCATGCGCGTATGGCTGCCGACGACCGACCCGCGAGGCCGGTCGTGA
- a CDS encoding carbohydrate ABC transporter permease: protein MLTRALGRTPHYVVASGLAVIFLFPLLWNTWASFSAQPGTAQESGYGFGNYRTLLDYDAGLWRYLLNSTVVSGLTVVLTLGVSLLGGYAFARFRFPGKNLLFLLTLAILMVPYATLLIPLYVLLGRLHLQNSLIGLSLVLAMFQLPFATFMMRISFEAVPRELEESALVDGCGTAGALRRVLLPAVRPGLITVGLFAFLAAWNDFIAPLILISDSEKAPLPLAVANLRQQSMGAVDYGATEAGVVVLAVPCLLLFLLLQRHYVRGFMSGALKG from the coding sequence GTGCTCACCCGTGCCCTCGGCCGGACGCCCCACTACGTCGTCGCCTCAGGACTGGCCGTCATCTTCCTGTTCCCGCTGCTGTGGAACACCTGGGCCTCCTTCAGCGCCCAGCCCGGCACCGCCCAGGAGTCCGGCTACGGCTTCGGCAACTACCGCACCCTGCTGGACTACGACGCCGGTCTGTGGCGCTACCTCCTCAACAGCACCGTCGTCTCGGGACTCACCGTCGTCCTCACCCTCGGCGTGTCCCTCCTCGGCGGCTACGCCTTCGCCCGCTTCCGCTTCCCCGGCAAGAACCTGCTGTTTCTGCTGACCCTGGCCATCCTGATGGTCCCGTACGCCACGCTCCTCATCCCGCTCTACGTGCTGCTGGGCAGACTCCACCTCCAGAACTCGCTGATCGGGCTGAGCCTGGTGCTGGCCATGTTCCAGCTGCCGTTCGCCACCTTCATGATGCGGATCTCCTTCGAGGCGGTACCGCGCGAACTGGAGGAGTCCGCGCTCGTCGACGGCTGCGGCACGGCCGGCGCCCTGCGCCGCGTCCTCCTCCCGGCGGTACGCCCGGGCCTGATCACCGTCGGCCTCTTCGCCTTCCTCGCCGCCTGGAACGACTTCATCGCGCCCCTGATCCTCATCTCCGACAGCGAGAAGGCACCCCTGCCGCTGGCCGTGGCGAACCTGCGGCAGCAGAGCATGGGCGCCGTCGACTACGGGGCCACCGAGGCGGGCGTGGTGGTCCTCGCCGTGCCCTGTCTGCTGCTCTTCCTGCTCCTGCAACGGCACTACGTACGAGGCTTCATGTCGGGCGCGCTGAAGGGATGA
- a CDS encoding carbohydrate ABC transporter permease encodes MQVKAPDRAAAEHPVRPDTPDRRPRTPTLLRRSRTLQGMAYAAPTAVFVAVFFLLPLLLVGQMSLSDWPLLAGDRGGNAPENYTDATDSTLFWPAVRFTLLYTVLVTVVLLGLALLLALLVQESRPGAGFFRTVYFLPGALGLASASLLFWGLYSPSTGPLSRTLERLGLVDDPVSFLGTPTAALLSTVFLVVWKFAGFYMLILLVGLQRIPHEVYEAARMDGASPGQVFRSITLPLLRPSLALSLLLCVTGSLLAFDQFFVLTKGGPDNSTVTVVQLIYREAFQRLNLGTAAALSIIVLAALLLLNVLQFRGLRHADES; translated from the coding sequence ATGCAGGTGAAGGCCCCGGACCGGGCGGCCGCCGAGCACCCGGTCCGGCCGGACACCCCCGATCGCCGGCCCCGCACGCCCACCCTCCTGCGGCGCTCCCGCACCCTCCAGGGCATGGCCTACGCCGCGCCCACGGCCGTGTTCGTCGCCGTCTTCTTCCTGCTGCCGCTGCTGCTCGTCGGCCAGATGTCGCTCAGCGACTGGCCGTTGCTCGCCGGGGACCGGGGCGGCAACGCGCCCGAGAACTACACCGACGCCACCGACAGCACCCTGTTCTGGCCCGCCGTCCGCTTCACCCTCCTGTACACCGTGCTCGTCACGGTCGTCCTGCTCGGCCTGGCGCTCCTGCTCGCCCTGCTGGTGCAGGAGTCCCGCCCCGGTGCCGGCTTCTTCCGTACGGTCTACTTCCTGCCCGGCGCGCTCGGGCTCGCCTCCGCCTCCCTGCTGTTCTGGGGCCTGTACAGCCCCTCCACCGGCCCTCTCAGCCGCACCCTGGAGAGACTCGGCCTCGTCGACGACCCGGTGTCCTTCCTCGGCACGCCGACCGCGGCCCTGCTGTCGACGGTGTTCCTCGTGGTCTGGAAGTTCGCCGGCTTCTACATGCTGATCCTGCTCGTGGGCCTCCAGCGCATCCCGCACGAGGTGTACGAGGCGGCGCGGATGGACGGCGCGAGCCCCGGCCAGGTCTTTCGCTCCATCACCCTCCCGCTGCTGCGGCCCTCCCTCGCCCTGTCCCTGCTGTTGTGCGTGACCGGATCGCTGCTCGCGTTCGACCAGTTCTTCGTCCTCACCAAGGGCGGACCCGACAACAGCACCGTCACCGTCGTGCAGTTGATCTACCGCGAGGCGTTCCAGCGGCTGAACCTCGGCACCGCCGCGGCCCTGTCGATCATCGTGCTGGCCGCGCTGCTCCTGCTCAACGTCCTTCAGTTCCGCGGCCTGCGGCACGCGGACGAGTCGTGA
- a CDS encoding ABC transporter substrate-binding protein has translation MGSTAGPAGTAHRLVTGAIALLAATTLVTACGSGAGGSDDGGGGDGTSAGGVDDGATLTMWTRAATRPQSEALVEAYNAAHKNKIELTVVPTDDYQAKVGAAAGSKDLPDLFASDVVFVPNYTSSGLFADLTERLDALPFADKLAQSHIKAGTYEDKKYVVPHTLDLSVLFYNKDLYKKAGLDPEKPPATLAEWDRQARAVDALGGGVNGTFFGGNCGGCGVFTWWPSVWAAGDDVLNEDGTGAQLASATAKKVYDTYRGWVKDDIVAPGARDETGVTWTGVFPKGKVGVMPMPSTTLGLMPKGLDLGVAPIPGPDGGKSTFVGGDAIGISATSDKADQAWNFLAWSVGDKAQVDVVAAHKDVVARTDLASNKHSEADPRLVTINELVAEGRTPYAMKFGQTFNDPNGPWLTLMRDAVFGDGASVDKNNDAVTASLAD, from the coding sequence ATGGGGAGCACGGCCGGACCAGCAGGAACCGCGCACCGCCTGGTCACCGGTGCCATCGCGCTGCTCGCCGCCACGACTCTCGTCACGGCCTGCGGCTCGGGAGCCGGCGGCTCCGACGACGGAGGAGGAGGGGACGGGACGAGCGCCGGGGGAGTCGACGACGGCGCCACCCTGACGATGTGGACACGCGCGGCGACCCGGCCGCAGAGCGAGGCCCTGGTCGAGGCGTACAACGCGGCCCACAAGAACAAGATCGAGCTGACCGTCGTCCCCACCGACGACTACCAGGCCAAGGTCGGCGCCGCGGCCGGCTCCAAGGACCTGCCCGACCTCTTCGCCTCCGACGTGGTGTTCGTCCCCAACTACACCTCCAGCGGCCTCTTCGCCGACCTCACCGAACGCCTCGACGCCCTGCCCTTCGCCGACAAGCTCGCCCAGTCGCACATCAAGGCCGGCACCTACGAGGACAAGAAGTACGTCGTCCCGCACACCCTGGACCTGTCGGTGCTCTTCTACAACAAGGACCTCTACAAGAAGGCCGGGCTCGACCCGGAGAAGCCGCCCGCCACCCTGGCCGAGTGGGACCGGCAGGCCCGGGCCGTGGACGCGCTCGGCGGCGGGGTGAACGGCACCTTCTTCGGCGGGAACTGCGGCGGCTGCGGGGTCTTCACCTGGTGGCCGTCCGTCTGGGCCGCGGGGGACGACGTACTGAACGAGGACGGGACCGGGGCACAGCTCGCCTCCGCCACCGCGAAGAAGGTCTACGACACCTACCGCGGCTGGGTGAAGGACGACATCGTGGCCCCCGGCGCACGCGACGAGACCGGCGTGACCTGGACCGGCGTGTTCCCCAAGGGCAAGGTCGGTGTGATGCCCATGCCGTCGACCACCCTGGGGCTGATGCCCAAGGGCCTCGACCTCGGCGTCGCCCCCATCCCCGGACCCGACGGCGGGAAGTCGACCTTCGTAGGCGGCGACGCCATCGGGATCTCCGCCACCAGCGACAAGGCCGACCAGGCCTGGAACTTCCTCGCCTGGTCCGTGGGCGACAAGGCCCAGGTGGACGTGGTCGCCGCGCACAAGGACGTGGTGGCCCGCACCGACCTCGCCTCCAACAAGCACTCCGAGGCGGACCCGCGGCTGGTCACGATCAACGAACTCGTCGCCGAGGGGCGTACCCCGTACGCGATGAAGTTCGGCCAGACCTTCAACGACCCCAACGGGCCCTGGCTGACCCTGATGCGCGACGCCGTCTTCGGCGACGGCGCCTCCGTCGACAAGAACAACGACGCGGTCACCGCCTCCCTGGCCGACTGA